One window of Neptuniibacter halophilus genomic DNA carries:
- a CDS encoding translation initiation factor Sui1: MASLKDQLSGLVYSTEKGQLCPGCGEAIDACICAELEDQQRLQGLDGIVRIRRETSGRKGKGVTTISGVPVAEAELKALLKKLKKSCGTGGALKDGTIEIQGDHREKLKAALEKEGFKVKLAGG; the protein is encoded by the coding sequence GTGGCATCCCTGAAAGATCAACTCAGCGGTCTGGTTTACTCTACTGAAAAAGGGCAGCTCTGCCCCGGTTGTGGCGAAGCGATCGACGCCTGTATCTGTGCCGAACTGGAAGATCAGCAGCGCCTGCAGGGGCTGGATGGTATAGTCCGCATCCGTCGTGAAACCTCCGGTCGTAAAGGCAAAGGGGTCACCACCATCTCCGGGGTTCCGGTGGCAGAGGCAGAGCTCAAAGCACTGCTGAAAAAGTTGAAAAAGAGTTGCGGTACCGGCGGTGCGCTGAAGGATGGCACCATTGAGATTCAGGGTGATCACCGTGAAAAGCTGAAAGCGGCGCTGGAAAAAGAGGGCTTCAAAGTGAAGCTGGCGGGGGGCTGA
- a CDS encoding retropepsin-like aspartic protease, with translation MMLRHTLIGLLLSGLLISPAQARIYQYVDDSGRKIFVDRLNKVPARYRDQLEVREEERDQLSPELLNQRKQQRQTDQFRLRVSRQRNQIKEAMQQWVTPYRFVANRISLPVKLVYGARSVELELVMDTGASYTVVHKHAISSLGAQLRPGAAARIADGSVVQTSEVIFDRVEIGPYKAKNVRAGVIDFQGGGVASQGLLGMDFLLNARYQLDRESQQIIWDPEKYQQLQAQLLELETLEQQLRDAPAAADETSAN, from the coding sequence ATGATGTTGCGACACACGTTGATCGGTCTGCTGCTGAGCGGGTTGTTAATCTCTCCTGCTCAGGCCCGGATCTACCAGTATGTGGATGATTCCGGCAGGAAGATATTTGTTGACCGGCTGAACAAGGTGCCGGCGCGTTATCGCGATCAGTTGGAGGTGCGTGAGGAGGAGCGGGATCAGCTCTCCCCGGAGTTGCTCAACCAGCGCAAGCAGCAACGTCAGACTGACCAGTTCCGACTCCGGGTTTCCCGGCAGCGCAATCAGATTAAAGAGGCGATGCAGCAGTGGGTCACTCCCTACCGTTTTGTTGCTAACCGTATCAGTTTGCCCGTAAAGCTGGTTTATGGCGCCCGCTCGGTCGAGCTGGAACTGGTGATGGATACCGGTGCCTCCTACACGGTCGTGCATAAGCATGCGATCAGCTCTCTGGGTGCGCAGCTCAGGCCGGGCGCTGCGGCACGGATTGCAGATGGCAGTGTGGTGCAGACCAGCGAGGTGATATTCGATCGGGTTGAGATCGGCCCCTATAAAGCAAAAAATGTCCGTGCCGGGGTGATCGATTTTCAGGGCGGGGGTGTTGCCAGTCAGGGCTTACTGGGGATGGATTTTCTGCTCAATGCCCGGTATCAGCTAGATCGGGAAAGTCAGCAGATTATCTGGGACCCGGAGAAGTACCAGCAGTTGCAGGCACAACTGCTGGAGCTGGAGACGCTGGAACAGCAGCTTCGGGATGCCCCTGCTGCTGCGGATGAAACATCAGCTAACTGA
- a CDS encoding outer membrane lipoprotein-sorting protein gives MTLLTKPLNALIIAGLIALPGLALAETAEEKGLRIAEEAKASDLGWQDMQAQMNMILRNKQGQESLREIRMKSLEVENDGDKSLSVFDQPRDVKGTAFLSFSHPVGADDQWLYLPALKRVKRIASRNKSGPFMGSEFAYEDLSSFEVEKYSYKFLRDEACEGGTCYVVEQYPVDKNSGYTRRVVWLDQAEYRPWKVDFYDRKDSPLKTLTYHDYTEYEGKHWRPALMKMVNHQTGKSTDLTYQAYEFKTGLSDADFNKNTLKRAR, from the coding sequence ATGACACTGTTAACCAAACCGCTTAATGCCCTGATTATCGCCGGCCTGATCGCCCTGCCCGGGCTGGCGCTGGCTGAAACTGCGGAAGAGAAAGGTCTGCGTATCGCCGAAGAAGCCAAGGCCAGTGATCTGGGCTGGCAGGATATGCAGGCACAGATGAATATGATCCTGCGCAACAAGCAGGGTCAGGAGAGCCTGCGTGAGATCCGCATGAAATCGCTTGAGGTCGAAAACGACGGCGACAAAAGCCTCTCGGTATTTGACCAGCCACGGGATGTAAAAGGGACTGCGTTCCTGAGCTTCTCTCACCCGGTGGGTGCCGATGATCAGTGGCTCTACCTGCCAGCTCTGAAACGGGTTAAGCGGATCGCCTCGCGCAACAAATCCGGCCCGTTTATGGGCTCTGAATTTGCCTATGAGGATCTCTCCTCCTTTGAGGTGGAAAAATACAGCTACAAATTTCTCCGCGATGAAGCCTGTGAAGGCGGCACCTGCTACGTGGTTGAACAATACCCGGTGGATAAAAACTCCGGTTATACCCGTCGTGTGGTCTGGCTCGATCAGGCGGAGTACCGCCCGTGGAAGGTGGATTTCTATGACCGCAAAGACTCACCGCTGAAAACGCTGACCTACCATGATTACACCGAGTACGAAGGTAAACACTGGCGCCCGGCGCTGATGAAAATGGTCAACCACCAGACCGGAAAAAGCACTGACCTGACCTATCAGGCCTATGAGTTTAAAACCGGCCTGAGCGATGCAGACTTTAACAAGAACACCCTGAAACGGGCCCGTTGA
- a CDS encoding efflux RND transporter permease subunit, translating to MRDRLFRSVLNHPVWVLLLSLIFVFSAAYGAKNLVFKSDYRVFFSEENPQLTAFESMQKIYSKSDNVAFIISPENGEVFTPETLAAIQEITTEAWQVPYSTRVDSITNYQHTWSEEDDMIVEDLVLDPGTLTPEDMPRLKQIALSEPLLVNKLISARAHVTVVNITVQLPGENPVVEVPQVVQKVRQMRDDFSSAHPNLQVHLSGMVMMNNSFAEASINDNATLVPLMFLVVIIGMMLLLRAFSGTFATLLVIIFSIVSTMGLAGWSGFFLTGPSSSAPIMVLTLAVADCIHILTTMFYEMRQGVDKRKAIEDSLRINLQPIFLTSATTAIGFLSLNFSDSPPFRDLGNMVAAGVMLAFLFSVTLFPALLRILPIRVKQESDVERNDLMHRLSEFVISKRRALLPGMSLLMVAVILLLPMNQLNDDFVKYFDQSVPFRQATDYMQDNLSGMTTMEISVDAGEASGINTPTFLKTLGDLTDWLRAQPETDHVNSLSDIIKRLNKNMHSDDPEYYRLPEDRELSAQYLLLYEMSLPYGLDLNNQLNVDKSSTRVIATFNNLTSTEQLELEARIYQWFSDNAPQYQAQIASPSLMFAHIGQRNIYSMLIGTALALVLISVLLGFALRSVRFGFISLIPNLAPAAMGFGAWYLIDGQVGLALSVVAGMTLGIVVDDTVHFLSKYLHARRERGKDPREAVGYAFASVGRALWITTFVLVAGFLVLAQSSFKVNADMGLLTGLTILIALIVDFLFLPPLLMKLDKHSKPAHQPENQPLPTQTVTDSKGENNDTVNQTA from the coding sequence ATGCGTGACCGTTTATTCAGAAGCGTACTGAACCACCCTGTCTGGGTGCTTCTGCTAAGCCTGATCTTTGTTTTCAGTGCCGCTTACGGCGCTAAAAACCTCGTATTCAAGAGTGATTACCGGGTCTTCTTCAGTGAAGAAAATCCACAATTAACCGCATTTGAATCGATGCAGAAGATCTACAGCAAGAGCGACAATGTGGCCTTTATCATCTCCCCGGAAAATGGTGAGGTGTTCACCCCCGAGACCCTCGCCGCAATTCAGGAGATCACCACTGAAGCCTGGCAGGTGCCCTACTCAACCCGGGTAGACTCGATTACGAACTATCAGCACACCTGGTCGGAAGAGGACGACATGATCGTCGAGGATCTGGTACTGGATCCCGGGACGCTGACCCCTGAGGATATGCCACGCCTGAAGCAGATCGCCCTCAGCGAACCGCTGCTGGTGAATAAGCTGATCTCTGCCAGAGCCCACGTGACCGTGGTGAATATCACCGTCCAGCTACCCGGAGAAAATCCGGTAGTGGAAGTGCCGCAGGTGGTGCAGAAAGTCCGCCAGATGCGGGATGATTTCAGCAGTGCACACCCCAACCTTCAGGTGCACCTCTCCGGTATGGTGATGATGAATAACAGCTTTGCCGAAGCTTCCATCAACGATAACGCCACTCTGGTTCCACTGATGTTTCTGGTCGTCATTATCGGTATGATGCTTCTGCTACGGGCGTTCAGCGGTACCTTTGCCACTCTGCTGGTGATCATCTTCTCCATTGTCAGCACCATGGGGCTGGCAGGCTGGAGCGGCTTTTTCCTGACCGGCCCCTCTTCCAGTGCACCGATTATGGTCCTGACGCTGGCAGTGGCCGACTGTATCCATATCCTCACCACCATGTTCTACGAGATGCGACAGGGCGTGGATAAACGTAAAGCGATTGAGGACAGTCTGCGTATTAATCTGCAGCCGATCTTCCTGACCAGCGCGACCACTGCGATTGGTTTCCTCAGCCTGAACTTCTCTGACTCACCACCGTTCCGGGATCTGGGCAACATGGTGGCAGCAGGGGTCATGCTGGCGTTTCTCTTCTCCGTCACGCTGTTCCCTGCCCTGCTGCGTATTCTGCCGATCCGCGTTAAACAAGAGTCCGATGTTGAACGTAACGACCTGATGCACCGCCTGTCAGAGTTTGTGATTTCTAAACGCCGTGCGCTGTTGCCGGGTATGTCGCTGCTGATGGTGGCGGTGATTCTGCTGCTGCCGATGAACCAGCTCAACGACGACTTTGTGAAATATTTTGACCAGAGTGTGCCGTTCCGTCAGGCCACCGACTACATGCAGGACAACCTGTCCGGTATGACCACCATGGAGATCTCTGTGGATGCCGGTGAAGCCAGCGGTATCAACACCCCGACCTTCCTGAAAACCCTCGGCGATCTGACCGACTGGTTACGTGCACAGCCGGAAACTGATCACGTTAACAGCCTCAGCGATATCATTAAGCGCCTGAATAAAAACATGCACAGTGATGATCCTGAGTATTACCGTCTGCCCGAGGACCGGGAGCTGTCAGCCCAGTATCTGCTGCTCTACGAGATGTCCCTGCCTTACGGTCTGGATCTGAACAACCAGCTCAACGTGGATAAATCTTCCACCCGGGTGATTGCCACCTTTAACAACCTGACCAGTACCGAGCAACTGGAACTGGAAGCGCGTATCTACCAGTGGTTCAGCGACAATGCACCGCAGTATCAGGCCCAGATAGCCAGCCCGAGCCTGATGTTTGCTCACATCGGCCAGCGTAATATCTACAGCATGCTGATCGGCACCGCACTGGCACTGGTTCTGATTTCGGTCCTGCTCGGCTTTGCCCTGCGCTCCGTCCGCTTCGGTTTTATCAGCCTGATTCCTAACCTTGCACCGGCAGCCATGGGCTTCGGCGCCTGGTATCTGATCGATGGTCAGGTGGGTCTGGCCCTGTCGGTCGTGGCCGGAATGACGCTGGGTATCGTGGTGGATGATACGGTTCACTTCCTCAGCAAATACCTGCACGCCCGGCGTGAGCGTGGCAAAGATCCGCGTGAGGCGGTTGGCTACGCCTTTGCCAGCGTGGGCCGTGCCCTGTGGATTACGACCTTTGTTCTGGTCGCCGGCTTCCTGGTACTGGCCCAGTCCAGCTTTAAGGTGAATGCAGATATGGGGCTGCTGACCGGCCTGACCATTCTGATCGCTCTGATCGTGGACTTCCTGTTCCTGCCCCCGTTGCTGATGAAGCTCGATAAACACAGTAAACCGGCCCACCAGCCGGAAAACCAGCCATTACCGACGCAGACGGTTACCGATTCAAAAGGAGAGAATAATGACACTGTTAACCAAACCGCTTAA
- a CDS encoding TetR/AcrR family transcriptional regulator, which yields MSPKLVDRAEIEAREEAIMQQVLVLMAEQGVAGVTIDKVVARLPFSKGTVYNHFSCKEDLLTGVCNRSLKKLIELFERAGRFSGNTREQMLAVGYAYLLHAMLYPVEFMLVISAKTPAVKEKSSSERQETHLELENRLLSSLLDIIHRAQLSGELKAPAHLNSQQIAFSLWSMSFGTIALLHESLDRCNVRQDMQVKRELMNNCHLMLDGLGWSPDSSRHDWEASLARFDRELFATEIAALSTTTE from the coding sequence ATGAGTCCCAAACTCGTTGACAGAGCAGAGATTGAAGCCCGCGAAGAAGCCATCATGCAGCAGGTACTGGTGCTGATGGCTGAACAGGGCGTAGCCGGTGTCACCATTGATAAAGTGGTCGCCCGCCTGCCCTTCTCTAAAGGTACCGTCTACAACCACTTCAGTTGCAAAGAGGACCTGCTGACCGGAGTCTGCAACCGCAGTCTGAAAAAACTGATCGAACTGTTTGAACGGGCCGGACGGTTTTCAGGAAACACCCGGGAACAGATGCTGGCGGTGGGCTATGCCTACCTGTTGCATGCCATGCTCTATCCGGTCGAATTTATGCTGGTGATCTCCGCCAAGACGCCGGCGGTTAAAGAGAAGTCCTCCAGCGAGCGTCAGGAAACGCATCTGGAACTGGAAAACCGCCTGCTCAGCAGCCTGCTGGATATCATCCACCGGGCGCAGCTCAGTGGCGAGCTCAAAGCCCCTGCCCACCTGAACTCACAACAGATCGCTTTTTCTCTCTGGTCGATGAGTTTCGGCACCATTGCGCTGCTGCACGAAAGCCTCGACCGCTGCAATGTGCGACAGGATATGCAGGTAAAACGGGAGCTGATGAATAACTGCCATCTGATGCTCGATGGCCTCGGCTGGAGCCCGGACAGTAGCAGACATGACTGGGAAGCATCACTGGCGCGGTTTGACCGGGAACTGTTTGCTACCGAGATCGCCGCCTTAAGTACCACAACAGAATAA
- a CDS encoding methylenetetrahydrofolate reductase produces the protein MKPDLTTKFSDSSRGVYLFGTTPPKQSTSEDAAAEIADKLLQRLQHVEYDGLIVYDIQDETSRIDKPRPFPYMETLDPRAYSRLIREKADKPVITYKSVSQRDKAAFIDWLDEAWNEYGVRDTVLVGSPSSEGEVQLSLNHAYAALAEHPAQFQLGGVTIAERHASKGNEHERLISKTAQGCEFFVSQAVYNAQATIDMLSSYARKCREDGVAPKRVILTFTPCGSTKTLEFMEWLGISVPEATRFRIMDAHSPLQESIRICRNNLEQILEAVMPLDIPIGLNIESLTNRKEEIDASIRLFKLLKSIVDLKLAEADL, from the coding sequence ATGAAACCGGATCTTACAACCAAGTTTAGCGATAGCAGCCGTGGCGTCTATCTGTTTGGCACCACGCCACCGAAACAGAGTACCTCTGAAGACGCCGCTGCGGAGATCGCCGATAAACTGCTGCAACGTCTGCAGCATGTGGAATATGACGGCCTGATCGTTTATGACATTCAGGACGAAACCAGCCGTATCGACAAACCACGTCCGTTTCCCTATATGGAAACGCTGGATCCTCGCGCCTATTCCCGACTGATCCGGGAGAAAGCCGACAAGCCGGTGATCACTTATAAGAGTGTATCTCAGCGCGATAAAGCCGCCTTTATCGACTGGCTGGATGAAGCCTGGAACGAGTACGGTGTACGCGACACGGTACTGGTGGGCAGCCCGTCATCAGAGGGCGAGGTTCAGCTTAGCCTGAATCATGCGTACGCAGCACTGGCCGAGCATCCGGCACAGTTCCAACTGGGCGGTGTCACCATTGCCGAACGCCATGCCAGCAAAGGAAATGAACATGAGCGTCTGATCAGCAAAACCGCGCAGGGTTGTGAGTTCTTCGTCTCTCAGGCGGTGTATAACGCTCAGGCGACAATCGACATGCTCAGCAGCTACGCCCGCAAATGCCGTGAAGACGGCGTTGCACCAAAACGCGTGATCCTGACCTTCACCCCGTGCGGCAGCACCAAAACACTGGAGTTTATGGAGTGGCTGGGTATCTCCGTACCTGAAGCGACCCGCTTCCGGATTATGGATGCGCACAGCCCGCTGCAGGAATCGATTCGCATCTGCCGGAATAACCTTGAGCAGATTCTGGAAGCGGTAATGCCGCTGGATATCCCGATTGGCCTGAATATCGAAAGCCTGACCAACCGTAAAGAGGAGATCGATGCCTCCATCCGCTTGTTCAAGCTGCTGAAATCTATTGTTGACCTGAAACTGGCCGAAGCCGACCTGTAG
- a CDS encoding DUF1285 domain-containing protein yields MSKQGFDLGKASQAISQTGEGIPPLEKWNPDFCGDIDMRIARDGRWFYMGTPIGRQAMVNLFSRVLWLEEGRYFLKTPVEKVGIEVEDAPFLFTQLEQAEGESGPELIFVSTTGDRITAGPEQRLWVETCPQSGEPSPYLEVRFGMKGLIHRNLFYQLVEMAEPCAVDGREVLAIESCGERFILGALDD; encoded by the coding sequence ATGAGTAAGCAAGGTTTTGATCTGGGCAAAGCCAGTCAGGCGATCAGCCAGACGGGGGAGGGAATTCCGCCGCTGGAGAAATGGAATCCTGATTTCTGCGGCGATATCGATATGCGGATTGCCCGGGACGGGCGCTGGTTTTATATGGGTACGCCGATTGGCCGGCAGGCGATGGTCAATCTGTTTTCCCGGGTGCTGTGGCTGGAAGAGGGGCGTTACTTTCTGAAAACGCCGGTGGAGAAGGTGGGTATAGAGGTTGAAGATGCGCCTTTTCTTTTCACTCAGTTGGAACAGGCTGAGGGTGAGTCCGGCCCGGAACTGATCTTTGTCAGCACAACCGGCGACCGTATCACCGCGGGGCCGGAGCAGCGCCTCTGGGTGGAAACCTGTCCGCAAAGCGGCGAGCCATCGCCCTATCTTGAGGTTCGCTTTGGCATGAAGGGGTTGATCCACCGCAATCTGTTCTATCAGTTAGTAGAGATGGCTGAGCCTTGCGCTGTCGATGGTCGTGAAGTGCTGGCCATCGAGAGCTGCGGTGAGCGGTTTATTCTCGGTGCTCTGGATGACTGA
- a CDS encoding TonB-dependent siderophore receptor has protein sequence MVQRRYLTLCVAAASLSTASVFVQAAGEEIHHSDKVTIVGQESEVALSPLEQAPKVSKLGVPLEELPYSVAIIDQSFMQDTGAKNIQDALLYTSGIYAGAFGIDTRIDSAQVRGVSPLQYLDGLRALYGSYNNVRPSAYALEQVEVLKGPSSVLYGQGSVGGIVNSVTKRPQAETQGEIWAQAGSFGRKQLAADWTGALDDEGRFLFRMVGLARKSGTQVDHVDDDELLINPSLTWLISDATKLTLMANYQKNEGGITAQFLPTQGTLIEGPKGFLDPSTYIGEPGWDKYDREQSALTAEIDHRFNDQWSFFAVARYVDAETSTREHWANIGVAPDADGNIGRTYYAIEKSTQGLNWDARLKGDLNWGPTRHQLIIGVDQQDIEIDEWGRFSGAGTTINAYDPVYGSEPTLVGSGTDNPSVTTEQLGLYVADHINWGPVVLTAALRHDNVKTTQQGSPAAESSALTGQAGLMYQFESGFSPYISYSESFQANTGSDGLGGILEPTEGEQVEYGIKYLSDDGNTAVTLAQFDIEQLNRVTNGLTPGGLQQVGATIDGWELEVRRKWGRLSTLVNLSGINAKDGDGGPLPYVAEKQASLWSTYNLSDHWRVGVGVRRVGSNVGWGGAPEVSGVTLYDAMVGFETGDWEFTADVKNLTDETYVSWCRSNGTDCGFGEKLNATLNARYKF, from the coding sequence ATGGTTCAGCGGAGATATCTCACCCTCTGTGTAGCAGCGGCATCGCTCAGCACAGCATCGGTTTTTGTTCAGGCAGCCGGTGAAGAGATTCATCACAGCGATAAAGTCACCATTGTCGGTCAGGAATCAGAGGTGGCCCTGTCTCCGTTGGAGCAAGCCCCGAAGGTAAGCAAGCTGGGTGTACCGCTTGAAGAACTGCCCTATTCGGTAGCGATTATTGACCAGTCCTTTATGCAAGACACCGGGGCGAAAAATATTCAGGACGCCCTGCTGTATACCTCGGGTATCTATGCCGGTGCTTTCGGTATCGATACCCGAATCGATTCGGCGCAGGTACGTGGCGTATCTCCGCTGCAATATCTGGATGGCCTGCGTGCTCTCTATGGTTCCTACAATAACGTGCGTCCCAGCGCTTATGCACTGGAACAGGTCGAGGTGCTGAAAGGGCCGTCATCGGTGCTCTATGGACAGGGTTCCGTGGGTGGCATTGTTAACTCCGTAACCAAACGTCCGCAGGCAGAAACCCAGGGCGAAATCTGGGCTCAGGCAGGTTCCTTCGGCCGTAAGCAACTGGCGGCAGACTGGACCGGCGCGCTGGATGACGAGGGCCGCTTCCTCTTCCGTATGGTGGGTCTGGCACGTAAAAGCGGCACTCAGGTCGATCATGTGGATGATGATGAACTGCTGATCAACCCCTCTCTGACCTGGCTGATCAGTGATGCTACTAAGCTGACACTGATGGCGAACTATCAGAAGAACGAAGGTGGAATCACCGCGCAGTTCCTGCCGACTCAGGGCACCCTGATCGAGGGGCCTAAGGGTTTTCTTGATCCTTCCACCTACATTGGTGAGCCGGGCTGGGATAAATACGATCGCGAACAGTCTGCGTTAACCGCTGAAATCGATCACCGTTTTAATGACCAGTGGAGCTTCTTTGCGGTGGCACGTTACGTGGATGCGGAAACCAGTACCCGCGAGCACTGGGCCAACATCGGTGTGGCGCCGGATGCGGATGGCAATATCGGCCGTACCTATTACGCGATTGAGAAAAGCACTCAGGGCCTGAACTGGGATGCACGCCTGAAAGGTGACCTGAACTGGGGGCCGACCCGGCATCAGTTGATCATCGGTGTGGATCAGCAGGATATCGAGATCGATGAATGGGGCCGCTTCAGCGGCGCAGGCACAACCATTAATGCGTATGACCCGGTTTACGGCAGTGAACCCACACTGGTTGGCAGCGGTACCGATAACCCTTCGGTTACGACCGAACAACTGGGGTTGTATGTAGCGGATCATATCAACTGGGGACCGGTTGTCCTGACCGCAGCGCTGCGACATGACAATGTTAAAACCACTCAGCAGGGCTCGCCCGCGGCAGAGTCCAGCGCGCTGACCGGTCAGGCCGGACTGATGTATCAGTTTGAATCCGGTTTCTCGCCGTATATCAGTTACTCTGAGTCGTTCCAGGCCAATACCGGCAGTGATGGCCTTGGCGGCATTCTTGAGCCGACTGAAGGTGAACAGGTGGAATACGGTATCAAATATCTGTCGGATGATGGCAATACCGCCGTAACGCTGGCGCAATTTGATATAGAGCAGCTCAACCGTGTAACCAACGGCCTCACGCCGGGTGGTCTGCAGCAGGTCGGTGCCACAATCGATGGCTGGGAGCTGGAAGTGCGCCGCAAATGGGGTCGCCTGAGCACGCTGGTTAACCTTTCGGGTATCAATGCCAAAGACGGCGATGGCGGTCCTCTGCCCTATGTTGCTGAGAAGCAGGCCTCCCTGTGGAGCACCTACAACCTGAGCGACCACTGGCGGGTGGGTGTCGGTGTCCGTCGTGTTGGCTCCAATGTTGGTTGGGGCGGCGCGCCGGAAGTATCGGGTGTAACCCTGTATGACGCGATGGTTGGCTTCGAAACCGGCGATTGGGAATTCACCGCCGATGTGAAAAACCTGACCGATGAGACCTATGTTTCCTGGTGTCGTTCCAATGGCACGGACTGTGGTTTTGGCGAGAAGCTGAACGCGACTCTGAACGCCCGCTATAAGTTCTGA
- a CDS encoding PepSY-associated TM helix domain-containing protein has product MTTATTDPRTASVAKKKKRYSKQYLAYLVHSFVGLKLTLLLTVVLLTGALAVFQQELDWLIHPEMRAEVQEERLNAGELLDRLQAAYPDNGMFFFRSSENHPYLNAYARYIDADGGYRHAWIDPYSGEVKGDTVLLSLGQFLGFLHATLFLPAIGNSLVNGLGLLVLISLISGLIAVPKFWRYFFKLPRCGNLRVLLADLHRLVGLWSLWLVLIIGVTGSWWFYEDPFVKYFGAPELVEPMPRKPLLSYEDLEQFQNGVTPQMISAQEAVQRVLSRYPDWQVDVINPPEHNSDPYEVIASGDNWLLSEWRGNRVMVHPFSGEILETHAVNDLSAMQRTDLAMRPLHYGTWAVTGGPDLLVKTLYFIGGLGMTFLAMSGLLISYKRTRKAARKAAVRSGLSRKLRTLVQWVKPWGGPMGVFKYLNILALVGIIMGTGIALSLSSEGTKNSGFIYSEKAIGPWRVSMNAFAGLLEKNMSPIRPGGKTNLNVQIDAQALKAIKFLYVRVGKPRTLRAPGTLIHGPIGAKHVHLQLPKQIDQQSQLWLTAITWQGEAYQTAWSLLPDAEETIDAR; this is encoded by the coding sequence ATGACCACGGCCACTACCGATCCGCGTACTGCCAGTGTGGCAAAGAAAAAGAAACGCTATTCAAAGCAGTATCTGGCGTATCTGGTTCACAGTTTTGTGGGCCTGAAATTAACCCTGTTACTGACGGTCGTGCTGCTCACCGGAGCGCTGGCGGTATTTCAGCAGGAACTGGACTGGCTGATTCACCCTGAAATGCGTGCCGAAGTGCAGGAAGAACGTCTGAATGCGGGGGAGCTGCTGGACAGACTGCAGGCGGCGTACCCTGACAACGGTATGTTTTTCTTCCGCAGCAGTGAAAACCACCCCTATCTCAACGCCTATGCCCGTTACATTGATGCAGACGGTGGTTATCGTCATGCCTGGATAGACCCTTACTCCGGCGAAGTGAAAGGCGATACGGTGCTGCTTTCGCTGGGGCAGTTTCTTGGCTTTCTTCATGCCACGCTGTTTCTGCCTGCCATAGGCAACAGTCTGGTTAACGGGCTGGGATTGCTGGTGCTGATCTCCCTGATCAGCGGGCTGATTGCCGTACCTAAGTTCTGGCGTTACTTCTTTAAACTGCCCCGGTGCGGCAATCTGCGTGTTCTGCTGGCCGATCTGCACCGGCTGGTGGGTCTGTGGAGTCTCTGGCTGGTGCTGATCATCGGTGTTACGGGCAGTTGGTGGTTTTATGAAGATCCCTTTGTGAAATACTTTGGTGCACCGGAGCTGGTGGAACCGATGCCGCGTAAGCCATTGCTCAGCTACGAAGATCTGGAACAGTTTCAGAATGGTGTCACACCGCAGATGATCTCTGCGCAGGAGGCCGTACAACGGGTACTGTCCAGATACCCCGACTGGCAGGTGGATGTGATCAATCCGCCGGAGCATAACTCCGATCCCTATGAGGTGATCGCCAGTGGTGATAACTGGTTGCTGAGTGAGTGGCGCGGTAACCGGGTGATGGTACACCCGTTCAGCGGAGAGATTCTGGAGACTCATGCTGTGAACGATCTGAGTGCTATGCAGCGCACAGATCTGGCCATGCGTCCGCTGCACTACGGTACCTGGGCGGTGACCGGGGGGCCGGATCTGCTGGTGAAAACCCTCTACTTTATCGGTGGGCTGGGCATGACCTTTCTGGCGATGAGTGGCCTGCTGATCAGTTACAAGCGCACCCGCAAAGCGGCGCGTAAGGCAGCGGTTCGTTCCGGGTTGAGCCGTAAACTTCGCACGCTGGTGCAATGGGTTAAACCCTGGGGCGGCCCGATGGGGGTCTTCAAATACCTGAACATTCTGGCTCTGGTCGGGATTATTATGGGCACCGGAATTGCGCTCTCCCTGAGCAGTGAAGGCACCAAAAACAGTGGCTTTATCTACAGCGAAAAGGCGATCGGCCCGTGGCGGGTGTCGATGAACGCGTTTGCCGGGCTGCTGGAAAAGAACATGTCACCGATCCGTCCGGGTGGTAAAACCAACCTCAATGTTCAGATCGATGCGCAAGCGCTGAAGGCGATTAAATTTCTCTATGTACGGGTGGGCAAGCCCCGGACTCTGAGGGCGCCGGGTACGTTAATTCACGGGCCCATCGGCGCCAAGCATGTGCACCTTCAGTTACCTAAACAGATCGATCAGCAGAGTCAGCTCTGGCTGACCGCTATCACCTGGCAGGGCGAGGCTTATCAGACCGCCTGGAGCCTGCTGCCGGACGCAGAGGAGACCATCGATGCGCGTTAA
- the nirD gene encoding nitrite reductase small subunit NirD — translation MTANPNANWTRLCNKTDLVQHSGVAALYEGQQVALFYIPGYQEEVYAIGNQDPFSGANVLARGLIGDLGGEIMVASPLYKQHFSLSSGQCLEDPETRVPVWPVRLNGEQVEILQA, via the coding sequence ATGACTGCAAATCCTAACGCCAACTGGACCCGTCTCTGCAATAAAACCGATCTGGTACAGCATTCGGGAGTGGCCGCTCTCTATGAAGGGCAGCAGGTCGCTCTGTTTTACATCCCCGGTTACCAGGAGGAGGTTTACGCCATCGGTAATCAGGACCCGTTCAGTGGGGCCAACGTGCTGGCCCGAGGCCTGATCGGTGATCTGGGTGGCGAAATTATGGTCGCCTCCCCTCTCTACAAACAACACTTCTCGCTGAGTTCCGGCCAGTGTCTGGAAGATCCGGAAACCCGGGTTCCGGTCTGGCCGGTACGCCTCAACGGCGAGCAGGTAGAAATTCTTCAGGCCTGA